The DNA segment CGGGCATCGGCGGAACCGGCATTGTGGCAAGTTTAACTAAAGGAACGGGGACAAAATCCATCGGCCTGCGCGCCGATATGGATGCGTTGCCGATTCATGAAGCCAGCGGCGTGAAATACCAGAGTGGCTGTTCAGGAAAGATGCATGCCTGTGGTCATGACGGTCATACGTCCATGTTGCTGGGCGCGGCGCAATGGTTAGCAAGCGATAGCGCAAACTTCAATGGCACCGTTCGTTTGATTTTTCAGCCATCGGAAGAGGATATGCGTGGCGCACAGGCGATGATTGACGATGGGTTGTTTACGCGATTCCCCGTCGATGCTGTATACGGTATGCATAATATGCCTGGTTACCCACAAGGGCATATGGCGTTCAAAGAGGGCGCGACGATGGCCGCTGTGGATAGCTTAACGATCACACTGACCGGCAAAGGTAGCCATGGCTCAACGCCTGAAAAAAGCATTGACCCGATCGTGGCCGGTGCATCATTGGTGATGGCATTACAAACGATTGTTTCGCGAAATGTTGCGGCGCAGGATCAAGCCGTGGTTAGCGTGGGGGCTTTTCAGGCCGGTGATGCTGGCAACGTGATCCCGCAGGAGGCGGTGTTGAGGTTAAGCATCCGCTCCACCGATGAAAACGTGCGCAAAAATGTGCTGCAACGGATTCGAACCATTACTGAAGCGCAGGCTATATGTTATGGCGTGACGGCGTCCATAGAAAGCGCGGTGGCGGGCGTGGTGTTGATGAATACGCCGCATGAAACCGCGTTTGCCAAGCAGGTGGCGGTTGAGCTACTTGGCAGCGAGAAGGTTGTTGATATGCCTAACACGTTTATGGGCAGCGAGGATTTTGCGTTTATGCTCAAGCATAAGCCCGGCTGTTATTGCATTATTGGCAACGGTGATTCGCCGATGCTGCATCACCCACAGTACGATTTTGACGACCGCAATCTGAGCGTGGGCGCAGCATACTGGGTGGCACTGACCCAATCTTATTTGGCATAACGGCGTGAGTGGGTTGAGGTAGATTGCCTACCTCAACTGACTATCTTTACTGCCTCGACGATTGTATCCGCTGGCGGCCTGCTGCTTTTTGTCGATTTCTGCCTGACAGTTAACGCAAAGTTGTACTCCGGGCAGCGCTTTGCGTCGCGCTTCAGGGATCTCGACGCCACATTCTTCACAAAAATGCGCACTTTCGCCGTGGCTCAGCTGGCTACGTGCACGTGCAACGGCGTCATCAACCGTCGCGTCAATTTGATCCTGAACTGCCCCATCATTTGCCCAACCACTGGCCATATTCACCTCCGGTTATTTTTTAGGCTACATAAGTATAGATGGGGGCTTAGGACTCAGGATCAACCACGGCTTAAAAACTCAGCGTCGCAGATGTCATTATGAAATTCATATCTTTTAAATTGGCATGTTTTTCTAAGCTATGACCAACGTCGAAATAGGCATAGGCGAATTTAAACTGCAGCCATTTTTCTGGTGTCCATTGGGTTGAAATCTGATATTGATTGCCAATAAAGCGGCTGCCTTGAATGCTGTTTTTAATGGGTTTCATTGGGCTGAGGTAAAATCCGTCCTGCTTTTGCTGCCGCCACATTGCATCCCAGCTAAGATCAATGGAGAGGGTATCCGTTGGCGTTAACGTGACAGACGGGTGAATGTCTATCAGGTTGGCCGGTGCCACTAGACCGTTCTCGGTCAGATAAGGCAATTTAGGATACATGGCATTGAAGGTATTCAGTTCGCCGTCGTGCGGGTTTTTGTCGCCGCTCGCTATCCCCATTTTGCCGCCGAAACGTGGTCGCCATATCCATGTAGACGCGGTATAGCCCGCATGCACTGATGCGGACCACGCCCGAATAGTGCGTGATGCGCCATTGGGTGAAAACTCACCAAATTGATACGCGGCCTCATTATCCCAATCAAATCCCGCCGAACTGCCGAAAATGCGGCTGCCAACGGTATAGCGGCGTTCACTGCCGCTGCCCTGCGTGTAGGTAGAATCGTTGCTTTCGAAGCCAAAGGTGTAGAGATCGATAGAAGAGGCGAGTGGGGCTACCGGCGTCGTGGCATATAGCCCCCAGATTTTTTGGCTATTGTCGGTGTTATCATCAAAACTGCCTTTTTTGATGTTCACCGGATGACCAATAAATGCATCTACGCGATTTTTGGGCGTAGCCCAACTGGCGCGAACGGCATCGAAGGAGCGGCGCACGTTTGCTCCGTCGCGCGTTCCCATCAAATGCAGTGAGCCAAGTGGGATCTCTTGCCGTCCCACCCGCAGCGTGCCGAGACCCGCGTCGATAGGTAATTTTAAATCGATGTATCCTTGCCCTACGTAGGCGTGATCGTCATCCGTTGGCTTGCGTCCCTGATCGCGCGGCGTGGCGATCGATGAACCAAGCTGAACATAAGTTGACAAATAACGGCCATAGTCGAGTTTAGAACCCAGCAGAAAACGCTGCATAAAGGTACTATCTCGCCCTCCGCCATGGGCGGCCAGATCGCGTTGATCGCTCCATTCGTAGCGTTCACGCAGCGAACCGTCGAAGGAAAGCACCGTATTGTCAGTTAACGCTATCTGCTTCCATGCTGGTGATTCTTCGGCATGCAGATAAGGTGAGTGGACAAGCGTCGTTAGCATCGTTGTCGCAACCAATGCCGGGAGCCATCGATAAGATCGAAATTGATAAGAGTGTTGTTTATTAGACTGTTGCATGGGGATCGCTTGCTGATGTCGCGGTGCCAAACAAGGCTGACACCGCGATAAGATAAATATTATTTAGTGTCTTGATGGATTTCCGCAATATAGCCGCCAGGGAATTGCACCACGGCGCTAGCTCGTTTTTCGCCTGCGACCGACTGCCATAGTATTTTTGCACCGCTGGCCGTTGCTTTGCCGAGGGTTTCACTCAGATTAGCGACGCCATAGCCGGTACGTTCCTGCCCGAATGGATAGTTCAAATGTCCATCGGTGACAAAGATGCGGGTTTTTCCGAAGGCCGAGGACAAATTAACCACGCGAATAGCGCTATTTTTCTCACCGCCTATCACGGTAGAGCTTTGCTGTGAATCATCGACGACTTTGCCATTAGAGAATTTCTGATAGCTTTTAATAAAATCATCAACGCGATAGCGTGAAAGATAAATACGGTTTTCAGGAATAAAGCTTAGTGGCTGATAGTTAGGTGCTTTGGTATGCCAATACAGCTGCATATTCACGCCGCCTGGCCACTGAACAACAGCGTCACGTCCGATAGGATCGTTAAATGGCTCTACGATTACGTCGGCTCCGGCTTTTTTGGCGCTCGCTATCGCGGCATCCATATTGGTGACTAAGAAACCGTTACGCTCATTGCCAAACGGGTAAGGCGCTGGTGTTTGGAAATCAAATACGGAAAAGCTTCCGGATGGCGTTAAGATCAGCTGAGAATAGGTTTTGCTCGGTGTAGGGGTGACATCCGCTAAGACGCGCTGGGTCGTGCTTCCACCAAAAGTTTTCAGGATACTGTCGACGAAAGGATCCATTTTTCCCGGCTCGACATAGACGTGGGTGGTGTCGTATTGAGGGCCTACGCCAATATCCGCCGCCCAACTGGCCGGAGATAAAGTCACTGTTAATGCCGAAGCGACGGCGAAATAGATAGAAATACGCGCTGTTTGATTCATTTCAGTCCCCTTAATATTAAATGTTCGATGCTACCGGTTGAGTGCACTGCCGATGAACTGTTCATAAAATGCATATTACGGAGAAGTGAAATGAAGGATAGACAGTAATTTTTAACATTTAATTAAAAATAACTAGGGTAAAATAGAGTTGTAATTAACGAGGTTAAAGAGTGGGTGCTGGCAGAATAGTTGAAAATAGCCGTCACTCTGGATTTAGCAGAATGACGGTCTAGGAATAGTTCTAAAAAATAATTTCTTGTATCTTTAAAATGTATATTTATTAATGGTTAATGATATTGTCGTTTATTAATAATGGTGGAGTGTAAAAGCCCTCATCATTAAACAAAATTTCAGTGGTGTATTGGGCTGTATGCATACAGAGACGGAGTTTGCCAGTGTGCTTATTATCACATAATGAAAACTCAGCGCCCGTCAGACCGTTATCTAAATCAAATAGGGTTAAATAGGTCATTTCTAACTCATGTGAACGCAGCGTGAGTTGGCAAATGTTTTGCGTATTGGGATTATCTGGTGCATTGCTGGCAATAAGTAAATTTCGCGCTGAATTTTGCTCTGCCATCAACTTGGGCATTATTTGGGTATAAATAGTGACAGTCGAAGCGGTTGTCTTCGCCACCGTTTTCTGCATGTCGCTGCCCGACTTTACCCAACTCGGTTTCACATGGCATAGCATCGTTTCATTGTGAGCATCATCGTATTGCTCGGGAGTCGTTAAGCTGCCATTGATTATCCAATTTAAATCAGCGCATTGCCTGTGTGGATTTTGAATCGTTGAAATATCAATAATGATGTTACCGATAAGCATTACACGGCGTCTAAAGCTAACCTGCTGGTAAGCCTTCTCATCCCAATTTGTTATGTAAAAACTGTCGGGAGTTTCAGCCTTGCTTGCCCAATCAACTATCACGTCAATATAGTGATACTTATTGGTTTTAAGATAGGCGTTGACCACCGGACTCACCGGCGGCTGGTTCGCGAGATTGATTGCCAGCGTGCTATGTGACGCGGTTTTCTTGTAATAATCGCGATGTAAGTCGGTGCCATAACCTGTCGTCCCCAGATCTTTCACCAGCTCTTTGCCTTGGTGAAAAATAATAATGCTAAGACTATCGCTGTGATCGTGTTCTCCGCCGTAGGGAAGATGTTTTATCAGTACTGTGCTTTGCGTCTCTGGCTGTTGAAATAACGTTAAGCCAAGCTGACTATCGTTATTGAAAGTTTGGATAGGAAGGGCATTTCCCAGAGGTGCATGCTCATTGCCATACAGAATAAAATCGGTGTTGATGCGATTTTTCCGGCTATAAATAATATCCAATGCCTGTACATAACCCGGATCAGCATAATAGCTGTAGGCAAACTCATAGATGTCGGAATGGATAAGTTTTTCTTGGCCAAAAACGCAATCGTTAAGACGAGGGAAACAGCCGTTCGGCATTAGCAATGACAACGGTACACGAAGCATTCGCGGATAGTAGGGGAGATCTAATAAGCTGTATTTCGTTCCCTTAGCTATTTTCTCGAATGCAAAAAAACCTTGTAGTGCATACAGATGATAATGCAGCGAGCCTTCAAACCACAGGCTGCCATTAATTAGCGAATGTTCTAGCTGATAGCGCAAGCCATAGCGTGTATTTAAAGCAAAGTTAAGGTAGGGCTCTTTCTCCAAAACCAGCCCAATAACGGCAATGGCACTGTTAATTTTCACTTCATGGTTATGAATTTGATCGTGTCGCTGCTGCATCAAGAATTCAGCGCCGGGCTGTAATAATTGCTGCTGAATAAAATTTTGTTCGTCAGTGGATAAATGATCGCAAATCAAATCGTAGCCGCGTACAAAATCAAGCAAGCAATTGGCTTCACACAATGCCTGCGCATTCATTTTTCCGTTAGCGTTATAAGGAATGCCGCCATGCTCCTGATAGTAGGGATAATAGCTGGCATAAGTTAGCAATAGATCGCGAACGCGCTGGAAATAGGATTCATTTTCGGTGACTTGCCATAATAACCCGACTTCGTAGCAGGCCTTGGCATTTAAGCCATTCATCCAACGCCACCATGCGCCATCATAGGGCTCACCGCTGAAGGTTTTATTATCTACTGGGCAGTTATGATGGTGTTCATAGCGATAGTCCCAATTAAGTCGCACTCCGTGCTCAGGGCAATAATAGTAGTGGTTCCAGGTCGCAATTCCGGAGGTCGGTACTTTTAACGGATGATTTAACACCGTGGCGTTGTCGGCATTCAATGTATCAATCCACTCAGGCCAGCGCTGTGCGCGCTGGCGGATGATGGCGATTTCAAGGGTACTGAATTGTTTCATTCTCACCGCTTCCTTTTATGGCACCAACGACGCACTTACGGTCAACAGATTGATGTTTTTTGGATCTTTCTGCTCGAGATAAGCCGCTTTTTCTTTGAAAATAGCGTCAGGGTAGGCTCTTTCAGCGGCTAAAATATTGCCAACGGCCTCGTTTTCATCGAATTTTAATTCAGGGAACGGCCACGGCTTAGGGTTGTCGATTTGTTGAGCCACAACAAGCAAAGCTTGTTTAAGATTGTGATCGTCTAAATCGAAATGCCACATATCTATACCGGCTAGTTCACCATATCGCGCTAGGCGCATAAAAGCCGAAAGAGAGAAATTGGTGTAGTGCCATGAGCGTGTTCTCTCTATTTCTTCGGTGAGCAATCCCTTGTTATCTATTTGAGCCGCTAAATGACGCAGTTGGGCAATTTTTAACTGGCGGCGAGCGAGGTCTGGCTGATCGGTAAATAATGAAAAAGCAACAACTTGAGTATCGAAAAATGTGCCGTGGTTATTGTGCCAGTTACTTTCTTCAAATCCATTTTCACTGGTTAATAGCCATTGGTTAAACTGTTTATACCAGTGCTTAATAGCCTGATAATTTTTCTCGCTCAGCGTATTTGCTGGGCGAATAAGCTCAATGCTATCCATAACGTCAATCAAAGCACGACTATCGATAATGCCTATCCCTCGTCCATCTACAATTCCGGGAATAGCCTGTGCATAGGCCAAACTGGGGTTCATCTTGGTTTTGGGTGCGACAAACCATGCGGTGGCGAGATCTGCAGCCTTTTGTGCATATTCGATTTTGCCAGTGAAGTAATAAGCTAGCCCTAGGCGCTTCATGTCGTTGGCAAAATGCGCCATACGTTGACTGTCTGTTGCGTCAGTTTTGGTATCTGGATTCGTTTTCCCATCTTGGCGAATATAGGGGAGGTGATTAGGCGTATTGGGATTAGGCCACCAATAAGTACCAAAGCTGTAGTAGTCGTGTTTATTATTCGATGCCGGTGAAAGACTCTTATCAACGACGCTGTAATTGGCGTGTTTAAGTGCGCTGTTTGCCTCGGCGATAAGTTGTTCGAAAGCAGGCTGCAGCACAGATGCGGGTTGTTTTAGCTGCTGTTTGCTGGTGGCTAATGTTTCTGGCGAGTAAGTAAAATAGCGGGATTCGGCCGCATGGCTTAATGCAATAGAGCTAAATAACACGCATGAAATAACGCTGACGAGTAATTTAATCTTCATCATTTTTCCTATTTAAAATTGGTGTTTGTTACAAGGTAAATGTCATACCAATACGATAACGTGATTCAGGAATATTTCCCTCGCCGTCGTAGTATCCAGTTCTATCTAAATAATCATATTCGATATATGGGCTAAACCAATCATTCCACTTATAACGTAATGAAAAGGCATTTTCCGTCGACCAGGTTTTTCCATTTTTATATTCATACTGATCGCTGGCATGTTTATAAACTGTACCTTGATATTGCACGCTCCACGTATCATTTATTTTATACCTGAGATACAAATCTAAGCGATTAACGCTATCACGGTGATATTCTCCGTTATCATTTGTCGTTTCATAATCATTATAGTCATAGCGATAGCGTAGGCTAGTGCTAAGGTCTGGGGTGATTTTGTAATTAATTCGAAAATAAGGCCGAAGCTGAGTGCCTTTACTGCTCCAGTGTAAAATTCCCCCGGGCTGAAGGCTCCATTTATCGGTTAATTTATAGGTATAGTTGGTCTCTATTTCGTTATAGTCAGAGGTTATATCTCCCAGCGAATGTGCGCTATCGCTTTGATCAGCGCCGTTAGGCCCTTTGCCATTATTTTTGTTGTTTTTATTATCGGTTTCCATACTGGCCCACCAGCCATTTTTCCAGCTTTCGCTGACTTTGAAGCGAGACTCATAGCTGTGGCTGCCTGCTCGGTATCCACCTCGCACATCGAAGGTGAGCGCATGAGAAACGAGTGGGGTCGCTGCAATCAGTAAACTGATGACAGAAATAATCGGTTTTTTCATGATATTCCCTTATATAAAAGCAGTTTTGTGTGAGGTTTTATTGGCTTCTTTCTCTTTAACTAAGGTCCATAAGAAAGCAGCGCCAATAAGATCAAAAAACCCTAAACCGACAAAAAAGAAGTTGTAGCCAATCACCGCGACGGACGCGCCTAAGAACATTGAGAAGAGAAAGTTTCCCGTACCACCGCTGAGTGCAGCAAAGCCGGTCGCCGTAGCTACTTCGGATTTATTAAATAGATCCGAAGACATGGTGATAACGGTAATAGAGAGGCATTGATGTGCAAAACCTGCAATGCAGAATAGCGCGACGGCCAAATAGATATTTTCGACGTGACAAATAAAGGCCATGCTGACCATCAGACAGGCGGCAAATGTATAGGTAATTCGGCGTGAATTAATAATGTTGATACCGCGATTATTTAGATAACGCGCCATTATTCCCGAAAAGAGGCAACCTAAATCTGACGTTAAAAAAGGGAGCCAGGTAAACATCGCTACGTGGGCCATATCAAGATGACGTTCGGTGACTAAATAAAGCGGCATCCAATAATGCAATGTTCCCCATGCGGGATCGGCCATAAAGCGCGGTAGGGAAATGCCCCATAAATTACGATTTGTGAGCATGTCTTTGAGTTTAACCCGCTGGATTTTCTCCGTAGATTTAATCTGCCCATCGGCAATCAAAATGCGCTCTTCATCTGACAACGCCGGATTTTTTTCTGGCGACTGATAAAAGAATAGCCATAGAGCAACCCAAATAAGGCCAATCGCACCGGTAATAATAAAGGACATTTCCCAGTTATATTCGAGTATGGCCCAGACGACCAAGGGAGGTGCCAGCATCGCGCCGAGCGAGGTTCCCATACTGTAGATCCCGCAGGCCAAGCCGCGTTCTTTAGCGGGAAACCATTCTGCCACCACTTTCATCCCAGCAGGATTCGCCGAAGATTCGGTAACGCCCATGGTGCCTCGCCAAAAGGCGAGAGACTGCCAGCCGCCTGCCGTGCCATGAGCCATATTGGCGATAGACCAAGCGATAGCAAAAATGGCAATGCCCCATTTCACACCGATGATGTCGATGACATATCCCACCACCGGCGCAGCCAGCGCGTAGGTTGCTTGAAAGGCACTGACTACGTATGAATATTGTTGCTGACTGATACCGAGTTCTTTAATTAAGGTTGGCGCGGCAATACCTAACGCGCTGCGAGATAAATAGTTGGTAATTGTCCCTACGGTAACGAGCGCAATTATCCACCAGCGTAATCCTTTAATTTTCATCCGTTATTCACTCTTCTGTTTTATGAAACGATGTTTTATTAAAACAGATTTGATGTTTTGTTTATTGTGATCGATGATCAATATATTGATATTGTTGAATTTTTTCCATGAATGATTCTTTGAGACACATTATCGCTATCGATCATTTAATTTAATTATCGTGAGAAGAAGAATTTTTATTTGAAATAAACTGGAAGGAACTCAATAGATTGGTATTTTTTAGCTGAGTCTAATAAAGGCGTTATTACAATAAATAGCGATTTATTTAATAAGTATCGAATTTAAAACGTAAGGGAGAGGTTTCAACGTCACCCAAAATCAGGGGTGACGTTAAATAGGGAGAGGTTGAACTCAGCGACTATTTTTCATGCCGTTGACGCAGATTATTAATCACTGCGCTAAGATCCAGATCTTGATCCTGTAGCAATACCATCAGGTGATATACCAAGTCTGAAGCTTCATTCACCAGTTCGTCGCGGTCGTGCACCGTGGCGGCTAGCGCGGTTTCCACGCCTTCTTCTCCCACTTTCTGCGCGATTCGTTTGGTGCCGCTGGCGTACAGGCTCGCGGTATAAGAGCTTTTCGGATCGGCATTTTTACGCTCTGCAAGTAACTGTTCTAACTGGAACAAAAATGCCCAGTCGGAGGCTGCAGGAGAAAAACAGCTGCTGGTGCCTTTGTGGCAGGTTGGGCCCTGAGGCTCCGCCAGCACCAGCAACGTATCGTTATCGCAGTCGGGGGTGATGCTGACAACGCTAAGGAAGTGGCCTGAGCTTTCACCTTTGGTCCACAGGCGCTGCTTAGTACGCGAGTAAAACGTTACGTGGCGGCTACGATTGGTTTCATCGAGTGCTTCGGGCGTCATATAGCCCAGCATGAGCACTTCGCCGGATACCGCATGTTGAACGATCGCAGGCATCAGGTTATCAACTTTGTTCCAGTCTAATTGTTCTTTCTGCTGTTCAGATAAAAAGGATTCTTTTAACACAAGCGGATCTCCACACCTTGTTGCGACAGATAACGTTTCAAATCGCCAATATTGATAATTTGTTTGTGGAACACCGAGGCCGCCAGCGCGCCATCAACGTCGGCGTCGCGGAATGCTTCAAGGAAGTGCTCTGGTGTACCGGCACCACCGGAGGCGATTAGCGGCACATGACATACGTCGCGGATCAATTTTAGCTGGCGCAGATCGTAGCCGTTGCGCACGCCGTCTTGGTTCATCATGTTTAACACGATCTCACCGGCACCCCGTTTTTGCACTTCTTTAACCCAATCAACCGTTTGCCACGTGGTGGCTTTGGTGCGTTGTTCGTCACCGGTAAATTGATACACCTGATAGCTGTCGCTTTCGACATCAAACCATGTGTCGATCCCCACCACGATGCACTGCACGCCGAAGCGGTCGGCGAGGCGAGAAATTAAATCAGGATCGGCCAGCGCAGGGGAGTTGATGGAAATTTTATCGGCGCCAAAGGTTAAGATTTGCGAAGCATCTTCAACGCTTTTGATCCCGCCTGCGACGCAGAACGGAATATCAATCACTTCCGCCACGCGTGATACCCAGCTTTTATCCACGACGCGACCGTCGGATGACGCGGTGATGTCATAAAACACCAGCTCATCGGCACCTTCCTGCGCATAGCGTTGAGCGAGCGGCACGATATCGCCGATAATTTCGTGGTTACGAAACTGAACGCCTTTGACCACTTGGCCATCGCGCACGTCCAGACAAGGAATTATGCGTTTTGCCAACATGCGATAGCCTCCTTCACGGTGAATTTTCCTTCCAGCAGGGCACGCCCCACAATAACGCCTTGAACGCCGCTGCCGCGCAGGGCGGCAATATCTTCTAGGCTACCAATGCCGCCGGATGACTGAAACGCCACCTGCGGATAACGCGCACAAACTTCTTGATACAGCGCCACATTAGAGCCGCTAAGCGTGCCATCGCGTGAAATATCGGTGCAGAGCACATGTTTGAGGCCATAAGGCAGAAACTCGTCAACGATCTGTTCAAGCGTGACGCCGGAATCTTCCTGCCAGCCGCTAACCGCAATATTTTTTCTGCCGTCAGCCGCGATGCGCACGTCGAGCGCCAGAACCAGCGCATCGGCACCAAAACGGGTAAACCACTGTTTCACGACATCAGGCTGGCGCACCGCCGTGGAGCCGATGACAACGCGTGAAGCGCCTGCTTCAATCAGCGCCGCTACGTCGTCTTCACTGCGAATGCCACCACCGACCTGCACGGGAACGGATACACCGGCCAATAGCTTGCGCAGTAATGGGATCTGGCGCGCTGCCGGATCTTTGGCTCCGGTTAAATCAACCAAGTGCAGAACTTCACCGCCTTGTTGCTGATAATCTTGCAGGCGCGGTAGCGGGTCATTGCCATAATCGCGTTGCTGGCCGTAATCGCCCTGATGCAGACGCACTACTTTTCCGTCGATAAGATCTAATGCGGGAATAATCATTGGCGTGCTGCTCCTTAAAGTGACAATTCCAGAAAGTTTTTTAACAGCTGAGCACCGGCTGCGCCGGAACGCTCAGGATGGAATTGCACACCGAAGAAATTATCTTTTTGCACCGCCGCGCTAAAGGGCGCGCCATAGTTCGCTTGCGCGATGGTATTTTCGCACACGGGATAGGCATAACCGTGCACAAAATAGAAATAGGCACCGTCTTCAAGCCCTTGGAACAGGCGATGACCGGCGAGGGCTGAGACTTGGTTCCAGCCCATGTGTGGCAGTGGCAATCCATAGTCTTTCATCGTTTCAACAGGAGTATCGATGATGCCTAATGTGTCAGTATTGCCTTCATCGCTGCGGCTAGCCAGCAGTTGCATACCGAGGCAGATCCCCAAAACTGGCTGAGTACAGGCTTTGATCAGCTCAATCAGATTACGCTCGCGCAGCTGTTGCATCGCGGCTTGTGACGTTCCCACACCGGGAAGGAATAGCTTATCAGCGGTGAGGACCACGTCGGGTTCACGGCTGATTTTTGGCTCATAGCCCAGCCGCTGAATTGCATATTTCACCGAGGATAAGTTGGCACAGCCGGTATCCAGAATCACAACGTTAGTGTCGGCCATCATAAAACCCCTTTCGAGCTTGGCAGGGTATCGCCCTCAACGCGAATGGCCTGACGCAGCGTGCGGCCAAAGACTTTAAATAAGCTCTCTACGCGGTGGTGATCGTTTTTCCCTTTGGTTTTC comes from the Hafnia alvei genome and includes:
- the hisH gene encoding imidazole glycerol phosphate synthase subunit HisH; this translates as MADTNVVILDTGCANLSSVKYAIQRLGYEPKISREPDVVLTADKLFLPGVGTSQAAMQQLRERNLIELIKACTQPVLGICLGMQLLASRSDEGNTDTLGIIDTPVETMKDYGLPLPHMGWNQVSALAGHRLFQGLEDGAYFYFVHGYAYPVCENTIAQANYGAPFSAAVQKDNFFGVQFHPERSGAAGAQLLKNFLELSL
- the hisA gene encoding 1-(5-phosphoribosyl)-5-[(5-phosphoribosylamino)methylideneamino]imidazole-4-carboxamide isomerase; this translates as MIIPALDLIDGKVVRLHQGDYGQQRDYGNDPLPRLQDYQQQGGEVLHLVDLTGAKDPAARQIPLLRKLLAGVSVPVQVGGGIRSEDDVAALIEAGASRVVIGSTAVRQPDVVKQWFTRFGADALVLALDVRIAADGRKNIAVSGWQEDSGVTLEQIVDEFLPYGLKHVLCTDISRDGTLSGSNVALYQEVCARYPQVAFQSSGGIGSLEDIAALRGSGVQGVIVGRALLEGKFTVKEAIACWQNA
- the hisF gene encoding imidazole glycerol phosphate synthase subunit HisF; this translates as MLAKRIIPCLDVRDGQVVKGVQFRNHEIIGDIVPLAQRYAQEGADELVFYDITASSDGRVVDKSWVSRVAEVIDIPFCVAGGIKSVEDASQILTFGADKISINSPALADPDLISRLADRFGVQCIVVGIDTWFDVESDSYQVYQFTGDEQRTKATTWQTVDWVKEVQKRGAGEIVLNMMNQDGVRNGYDLRQLKLIRDVCHVPLIASGGAGTPEHFLEAFRDADVDGALAASVFHKQIINIGDLKRYLSQQGVEIRLC
- the hisIE gene encoding bifunctional phosphoribosyl-AMP cyclohydrolase/phosphoribosyl-ATP diphosphatase HisIE, which encodes MPAIVQHAVSGEVLMLGYMTPEALDETNRSRHVTFYSRTKQRLWTKGESSGHFLSVVSITPDCDNDTLLVLAEPQGPTCHKGTSSCFSPAASDWAFLFQLEQLLAERKNADPKSSYTASLYASGTKRIAQKVGEEGVETALAATVHDRDELVNEASDLVYHLMVLLQDQDLDLSAVINNLRQRHEK